One genomic region from Phragmites australis chromosome 1, lpPhrAust1.1, whole genome shotgun sequence encodes:
- the LOC133912741 gene encoding fimbrin-2-like encodes MEFHGLVVVSDPYLQRRFTQADLRALQAQFAALRDASPTRRLRLRDLPAAISCLRGATVAVKGDAEKENSAPEPGTAPGPGLTDEEWASVLKAVARADEKPHQDASFELFLRVYAEMQLRLKASGSGRKPGAGACIARSSSSSAVAFLTAATTTLLHTISESEKASYVGHINAYLAEDPFLKDALPIDPVTDHLFHITKDGVLLCKLINLAVPGTIDERAVNTKRVLNLWEKNENHTLCLNSAKAIGCTVVNIGTQDLAEGRPHLVLGLISQIIKIQLLANVNLKSTPQLVELVEDSKEMEELMSLSPEKILLRWMNFQLKKGGYQRTVTNFSSDIKDSEAYACLLNVLAPECSVKPSAISVKDLLPRARLILEHADRMGCKRYLTPKDIVDGLPNLNLAFVAHIFQKRNGLSKQMKQVSFVDGLSDDAQVSREERSFRLWINSLGISSYINNVFEDLRNGWVLLEVIDKIAPGSVNWKMANRPPIKLPFRKVENCNQVLNIGKELKFSLVNIAGNDIVQGNKKLILAFLWQLMRYNILQLLKNLRFRSNGKEIRDNDILAWANKKVKDSGKHNSRMESFKDRSLSNGTFFLDLLSAVEPRVVNWSLVTKGEKVEEKQMNASYIISVARKLGCSIFLLPEDILEVNQKMMLTLTASIMYWYLKRPTSYSLDSENGSSCETSSTSTSDDSASESSIDDSAGR; translated from the exons ATGGAGTTCCACGGGCTGGTGGTGGTGTCCGACCCCTACCTTCAACGCCGCTTCACGCAGGCCGACCTCCGCGCACTCCAGGCCCAg TTCGCGGCGCTGCGGGACGCGTCACCCACCAGGAGGCTGCGGCTGCGGGACCTCCCCGCCGCCATCTCCTGCCTCCGAGGCGCCACCGTCGCTGTCAAGGGGGACGCCGAGAAGGAGAACAGCGCGCCGGAGCCGGGCACGGCCCCGGGCCCTGGGCTCACCGATGAGGAATGGGCCTCCGTGCTCAAGGCCGTAGCGCGCGCCGACGAGAAGCCGCACCAGGACGCCAGCTTCGAGCTCTTCCTCCGCGTTTACGCCGAGATGCAGCTGCGGCTCAAGGCGAGTGGCAGCGGGAGGAAGCCGGGCGCCGGCGCCTGCATCGCgcgctcctcgtcctcctcggccGTCGCGTTCCTCACGGCGGCCACCACCACTCTGCTACACACCATCAGCGAGTCCGAGAAGGCGTCCTACGTCGGACACATCAACGCCTACCTCGCGGAGGATCCCTTCCTCAAGGATGCACTCCCCATCGATCCGGTCACCGATCACCTCTTCCATATCACCAAGGACGGAGTTCTCCTGTG CAAGCTCATCAACCTGGCCGTGCCGGGCACCATCGACGAGCGCGCCGTCAACACCAAGAGGGTGCTTAATCTGTGGGAGAAGAACGAGAACCATACGCTCTGCCTCAACTCCGCCAAGGCGATCGGCTGCACCGTCGTCAACATCGGCACACAGGACCTCGCCGAAGGGAGG CCTCATCTTGTCCTGGGCTTAATTTCTCAAATAATCAAG ATACAACTGTTGGCAAATGTAAACCTGAAAAGCACACCTCAGTTGGTTGAATTAGTTGAGGACAGCAAG GAGATGGAGGAGCTTATGAGCTTATCTCCTGAAAAAATTCTACTAAGGTGGATGAACTTTCAACTGAAGAAAGGAGGTTACCAGAGAACAGTAACGAACTTTTCATCAGATATAAAA GACAGTGAGGCGTATGCTTGTCTGTTGAATGTCCTGGCACCTGAATGCAGTGTGAAACCATCCGCGATATCAGTAAAAGACCTCCTTCCTAGAGCAAGATTAATCCTTGAACATGCTGATAGGATGGGCTGCAAAAGATATCTAACCCCAAAAGACATAGTTGATGGTTTACCAAATCTAaatcttgcctttgtggctcataTTTTCCAGAAAAG AAATGGGTTGTCCAAACAAATGAAACAAGTTTCCTTTGTGGATGGACTCTCGGATGATGCTCAAGTCTCAAGGGAAGAAAGGTCATTCCGGCTATGGATTAACAGCCTTGGCATTTCTAGTTATATCAACAATGTGTTTGAAGACCTTAGAAATGG ATGGGTACTCCTTGAGGTGATTGACAAGATTGCTCCTGGCTCTGTTAATTGGAAGATGGCAAATCGCCCACCAATAAAACTACCATTCAGGAAAGTAGAAAATTGCAATCAAGTTTTGAACATTGGAAAAGAACTAAAATTTTCCTTGGTGAATATTGCTGGAAATGATATTGTGCAAGGAAACAAGAAACTGATATTAG CTTTTCTGTGGCAATTGATGCGGTACAATATTCTTCAACTTCTGAAGAATCTTAGATTTCGGTCAAATGGAAAAGAGATCAGGGATAATGACATATTGGCATGGGCcaataaaaaagtaaaagaCTCTGGAAAGCACAACTCTCGCATGGAAAGTTTCAAG GATAGAAGCCTTTCAAATGGCACCTTTTTCCTTGACTTGCTGAGTGCTGTGGAGCCTCGAGTTGTGAATTGGAGCCTTGTaaccaaaggggaaaaag TTGAAGAGAAGCAAATGAATGCTTCATACATCATTTCGGTGGCTAGGAAGCTTGGTTGCTCCATCTTCTTGTTACCAGAAGATATATTGGAG GTGAACCAGAAGATGATGCTAACTCTGACAGCAAGCATCATGTACTGGTATTTGAAAAGGCCAACATCATATTCATTGGACAGTGAAAACGGGAGTTCATGTGAGACAAGCTCCACCTCAACTTCAGATGATTCTGCATCTGAATCATCGATCGATGACAGTGCAGGTAGATAG